ATGATGCCGTAGGTGAAGCCGACAGCTCCGGCGGCAACGATGGTCGGGATCAGCAGGACATAGACGAAGATGTTGTCGGCCTGCAGGTAGAGCGAGCGGAACACGTTGAAATACATGTAGTGGAAATACAGCCGGAAATAGTTCCGGCGCACGTGACCGAACAGCTCCTTCACCGTCATGGGTTGAGCGCGCTCGAAATCGTCCTCGCCGTAAACGAGTTCCTTCCGGTACGCCGCCTCCACGCGCTGATTGCGAAATTCGAGACCCGGCAACTTGATGCCGACGACGGCAAGAAGGGCCGTGCCGAAGAGCGACCAGAGAATCGCAGCTGTAAAGAGGGGCGCAGGAATGGCGCCGACGATCGGCAATTCCGTGACATAGCCCGAAAGCGACCACAACAGCGGCAGGAAGGCGATCAGCGTCATGACCGAATCGATCATGGATACGCCCAGCCCCTCCATGATGCCGGCGAAACGCATCGTGTCCTCCTGCACACGCTGCGAGGCGCCTTCGATATGACGCAACTGCTTCCATCGCGCCATGTAGTAGTCGTTCATCGCCGTGCGCCAGCGGAAGATCCAGTGGCTGATAAGGAATCGCGTCGCCACGAAAACGAATATCGCCATGAAGGCAATGGAGGCGAATACCCAGATCAGATTGTAGAAATCGGCGGCGCTCGTCGTCGCATCCTCGGTGAATGCGGCCTGAACCAGGTCAAAGAAAGGGCGGCGCCAGTTATTGAGCGCGACGGATATCTGCACACCAAAATAGGTGGCAAAAAGAATTACTGACGAGCCAACGATTGACCACATCTGCCAGGGGTGGGGCGACCATTTGAACCAGAAGGCGGCGAAGATTGCCACGGCAATGGCATAGTAGACATAGAGCCAAAGGAAGGTCGGCGACCAGAAGTAGTGGATGCCGACGATCTGGTTGTCCTCCGGCGTCGCCACGCCAAGACCGAGATACCGGCCCCAGTCATGGGCGCCAAAATACCACAGCGTCATGATGACCGCGGTCCACAGCACCACCGAGACGAAAAACAGTTTCGGCTTGGGAAAGAATGATTGAAACACGGCGCTAAATCCTCAGACGGCCAGAATTCTTTTCGCGGAACCTAAAGCAATCTTCGCGAATTGCCATGCGGCAATGATCACTGACGTTCACGGATTCGTAATTCGGTCGGCAAACGGCAAGGCCGACGCGACCGACTACGGTGACCGCGTTCTTGAATAGCCTGTCGCGACGGATTGACAATTGCACATATATCAATAATGCATGAAATATGGATACGAGCGGTGCCATCGAGACATTCGGGCCACACTCCCGGAAAACCGGGTTTCGGCTGAGCAGAGGTCCAAAGCCGGGATTTCACGAGACAACAGAATGAACACGACACACATCGATATCGATACCGCGAAGCCTGCAGGAAGCATCGGCTTCTTCGAGAAATGGCTTTCGCTTTGGGTGGCGCTCTGCATTGCGGCGGGAATCGTTCTGGGCAATCTCCTGCCCGGCCTTTTCGGCTTTCTTTCCGAACTCGAATACGCATCGGTGAACATTCCGGTGGCGATACTGATCTGGGCGATGGTCTACCCGATGATGGTCGCGGTCGACTTCTCCAGCCTGCGCCACATCGGCGACCGGCCGAAGGGGCTAATCCTGACACTGGCGGTGAACTGGCTGATCAAGCCGTTCACCATGGCCGCCCTGGCGGTGATATTCTTCGAATACGTGTTCGCCGATTTCATCGCGCCGGCGGACGCGCAGGAATATATCGCCGGGCTGATCCTGCTTGGCGCGGCGCCCTGCACGGCCATGGTGTTCGTCTGGTCGCAACTGACGCGCGGCGACGCGACCTACACGCTTGTCCAGGTGTCGGTGAACGACATCGTGATGATATTCGCCTTCGCGCCGATCGTCGCCTTCCTGCTGGGCGTCACGGAGATCGAGGTGCCCTGGGAGACGCTGCTGCTTTCCGTCGTCCTCTATGTCGTCATTCCCCTGGCGGCGGGCGCCGCGACCCGGCGCTGGCTCACCACTCATGCCGCGCAGGGCGAGAGCGCCGACACCGCCGTCGAACGCTTTACCGGCGCGGTGAAACCGTTCTCGGTGCTCGGGCTGCTCGCGACCGTCGTGCTGCTGTTCGGGTTCCAGGGTGGCGTCATTGTCGAGCGGCCGGTCCTGATCGTGATGATCGCGATCCCGCTCCTCATCCAGTCCTACGGCATATTCGCGTTGGCCTACGGCGCGGCGTGGCTGTGGCGGGTTCCCTTCAACGTCGCTGCGCCATGCGCGATGATCGGGACGTCCAACTTCTTCGAACTCGCCGTGGCAGTGGCCATCGGGCTGTTCGGCCTGCAGTCGGGCGCGGCTCTCGCGACGGTCGTCGGGGTGCTGGTGGAGGTGCCGGTCATGCTCTCCCTCGTCGCATTCGCCAATGCAACGCGGGTGCACTTCCCGCAAGGCTGAGTCCGGGTGGGTCTTCCGGCGGGTTCCGGAAGAGCCCGTTCAAGCGGCGACCGGAGTCGCCTACTCCCACTCGATGGTGCCGGGCGGCTTCGACGTCACGTCGTAGACGACGCGGTTGATGCCGCGCACCTCGTTGATGATGCGGGTCGCTGCATTGCCGAGAAAATCCATATCGAAATGGAAGAAATCGGCGGTCATGCCGTCGACGGACGTTACCGCGCGCAGCGCACAGACATACTCATATGTGCGCCCGTCACCCATGACGCCGACTGTCTGAACGGGCAAGAGCACGGCGAAGGCCTGCCAGATGGCATCATAGAGGCCTGCCTTGCGGATCTCGTCGAGATAGATGGCGTCAGCGTCCTGGAGAATGCGGATCTTCTCGCGCGTCACGCCGCCGGGGCAGCGGATGGCGAGTCCCGGCCCAGGGAACGGGTGACGGCCAATGAAGTGTTCCGGGAGGCCGAGTTCGCGGCCGAGCACCCTCACCTCGTCCTTGAACAGCTCACGCAGCGGCTCGACGAGCTTCATATTCATGCGCTCGGGCAGACCGCCGACATTGTGATGGCTCTTGATGGTCACCGACGGACCACCGGTAAAGGAGACGCTTTCGATCACGTCGGGATAGAGCGTGCCCTGCGCAAGGAAATCGGCGCCGCCAAGCTTCTTCGCCTCGGCCTCGAAAACCTCGATGAACAACTTGCCGATGGTCTTGCGCTTGGTTTCAGGATCGGCCTCGCCTTCCAGGGCGGAAATGAACGTGTCCGACGCGTCCACATGGACAAGCGGGATATTGTAATGCTCGCGGAACATGGAAACGACCTCGGCCGCCTCGTTCTTGCGCATCAGGCCATGGTCCACGAGGATGCAAGTCAGCTGGTCGCCAACGGCCTCGTGAATCAGCAGTGCAGCGACGGAGGAATCGACGCCGCCGGACAGGCCGCAGATGACACGGCCGGAACCGACCTGCGCACGAATGGCCGCGATCGCCTGTTCCTTGTAGGCGGCCATGGTCCAGTCGCCCTTCAGGCCGGCGATATTGTGGACGAAGTTGGCGAGCAGCTTCGCGCCGTCAGGCGTGTGAACGACCTCGGGATGGAACTGGACGGCATAATAGCCGCGCGACACGTCCGCGATGGCGGCGTACGGTGCTCCCGACGAGGTGCCTATGACCTCGAAACCTTCTGGAAGTGCGGCAACACGATCGCCATGACTCATCCAGACCTGGTGGCGCTCGCCAGCTTTCCAGACCCCATCGAAGAGCGGATTGTCCTTTTCGATATCCAGCCAGGCACGGCCGAATTCCCGGTGGTCGCTGGCCTCGACCCTGCCGCCGAGCTGTGCGCACATCGTCTGTTCGCCATAGCATATGCCTAGGACCGGCAGGCCGCTTTGCCAGATAACGTCCGGCGCGCGAGGGCTGCCGGTCTCGACCGTCGACGCCGGGCCGCCGGACAAGATAACCGCCTTCGGCTTCAGCCGCTCGAAGCCTTCCTCGGCGGACTGGAACGGCACGATCTCGGAATAGACGCCGGCCTCGCGCACGCGACGCGCAATCAGCTGCGTCACCTGACTGCCGAAATCGATAATGAGAACTGTATCGGGGTGGTGGGTCATGTCGGGAGCGCTCATGTCGAGCGTTTATGCCGATGCGGATCACGATGCAATCGCCAGTGTTGACCGCGCACCGGATTTTTTGCACCGCACACCGATCACGCCCTCATATCGTTTCGCGGATCACGCGCGGCCGGTTGTGATCGCCGGGCACCGCATACTGCATGAATACTCGGTCGCACCTGCCGCCGCTTGCCAGCGGCACGTCCTTCTCGATCTTCCGGGGAACGAAACCCATTTTCTCGTAGTAGGCGAGTCCGCCGACATTCCCGGCGCGCACGATCGCGCTCAGCATGGCAAGGTCGTATCTTTCCGCAAGTGCCGCAGTCTCGGCAAACAAGGCGGTGCCCACGCCGGTGAGGCGGGGCGATGCGCGTACGAACGTGGAGATATCGGCCCAGTCGTCGGGAAGCTGCTCGTGATAGGACAAGACCTGGAATCCGAGGATCTGCCCTCCCTCGTCCTCGGCGACGAGGCAGCTGATCATGATCTGCTGGTTGAAGAAGTGGTCGACGAAACCCGATACGGTGAATGGCGTTTCCAGCAGGGTGGTGCCGCCGATCCGAATGATCTCGTTGACCAGATCGCACAGTTCGGGAAGGTCCTCCGACCGGTACGGGCGGATCGCATGTTCGATGCGATCCTTACGCATCAGAGCGCGCCGTCCGCCAGCGCGGCCTCGACAAGGTCGACCACCGCCGCGAGTTTCTCGTCAACGACATGCAGATATTGCGTCCAGTTATCATAGTGGTGAAGGTCGGCGGCGCCGTCGGAAACACCGCGCAGCCCGATCAGCGGCACATCGAAGGTCATGCAGGCACGCAATATGGCAAAGGTCTCCATATCGACCATGTCGGCATCGATGGCATCATAGGCGGCTCCGGAAACGATGTTCGCTCCGGTCGAAAGACGCGCCGCCGGCAATCCTTCGAGGCGATAAGGCAGATCAACCTCCGCCGGCAGGTCGAGGAAAGGCGTACGGCCCTTCTCAAATCCCAGGGGCGAAGCGTCCATGTCGCGATAGGACACCGAGGCAACCTGGTATACCTCGGCCTGCTCAAGCGTGCGCGAACCGGCAGAACCAAGAGAAACGACAACGTCCGGCCTCGCCCGGCCGAGCGCCCGCGTCACGTTGACTGCCGCCTCCACAGGGCCGACACCGCACATCAGTGGCTTGATACGGTGCTGAAGATGCGGCCCGTACTCGGCATCGACTGCCATGACATAGAGGACGTTCCGGCCGCCGATGTTTTTCATGCCCGGCACCCAGTCGACTCTGGCGGCATTGATCCCGCGAAATTCCCGTTCATCCGAGTTTTGAAACACCCCATGGTCAGGCCCAGCGATCCCCATCGAGGACTGCCACGCGGACGGCCCAGGCCGGGTACAGCTGCTGCAGATCGGTACACTTACATCGCAACCGGAAGTCTACCAAAAGAATCGAAAAACAAACCGGCCATCAAAACAACCGCGAGATGCTTCCGTTCGGATGAAATCACGTTGAAAAAACACGGATATCCACATGAAATCACGTCAGGACAGATCGTCGCAAGCGCATGACGCAACGTCATGACTGGCCGGAGCTTCGCCGTCAGACGCGCCGCTGCATTACCGCGAAGAAAAATCCGTCAGTACCGGTAGCGCGTGGTGTCAGCGTGATGCACTTCATGTCACCTGACCATGGCTGCGGCTTGGCAAAGCCGAAAAGGTCCTGCCAGGCCTCGCCGGCCGACAGCAGCTCGTAATCATCGTGCCGGTCGCCAAACGCATAGACCTGATATTCGTTCTCCTGCGGAAAGAGCGAACAGGTGACATAGACCAGATAGCCGCCCGGCTTGACGTATCTTGATGCCGCATCGAGCACGGCAACCTGTTCTTCCAACCGCTTTTCCAGCGCGGATGGTTGCAACCGCCACTTGGCGTCGGGATTGCGCCGCCATGTACCCGAGCCGGTACAGGGTGCGTCGACGAGGACCCGGTCCATGGTCCCTTCGAGCGGCGACAAGTCGGCATCGGCCGCGTGAACCTGGACATTGCGTGTGCCAGCGCGCTTCAGACGGTCGAAGATCGGCGCAAGACGATTGCGATCGGCATCCCAGGCATGAACCTGGCCCTTGTTGTCCAGCGAGGCAGACAGCGCCAACGTCTTGCCGCCGCCACCGGCACAGTAATCCAGTATCTGCTCGCCGGGCTGGGCATAAACGAGATCGGCAACGATCTGGCTGCCTTCGTCCTGGATCTCGAACCAGCCTTTCTGGAAAGCCGGCTCGGCCTGGATGTTGGGAAGCCGTTCCGCGCCCTTGCCAGGCAAGATGCGCAGGCCATGGCGCGCGATCACTGTGGGCTTCGCGCCGAACTTGGCAAGCTGCTTCCGCACCTTCTCGCGATCGGCTTTCAGCGTGTTGACACGCACGTCAAGCGGCGCGCGCTCGGACAGGGCAGAGGCTTCCATGACCCATTCGTCATCGAAATTTTCCTCGAACAGATCGGCGCACCAGTCCGGAATGTCTGCCTCCACATGCGGCGTGGCAAATGCGAAATCGCGCTTCGCAGCCGCTTCAAGTACTTCGATCGGCACTTCCGGTGCAAAGCGATCACCGTCAAACAGCTCCTGCATCTCTTTCGGCGAAACGCCCCATTGGCGCCACAACGCACCGAATGCGAGCGAGGACGGACTGTCATCGTCCATCAGGTAGGCTGTCGAGAGCTTCTTGCGCAGCGCGTCATGAACAAGATTGCCGATGGCCGCACGGTCACCGGATCCCGCAAAGCGGTGAGCGAGCCCCCAATCTTTCAGAGCTTCGGCGGCAGGGCGCCGCCGATCCAATATTTCCTGCAGCACTTCTATTGCCGCGCTGACCCGTCCGCCGAGGCGCATGATTGTCCATCATCCGGTGATTTTCGTTTCCTTGGCGCAGCATCTAGCCGGAAGTGCGCGAAAAGGCCATCGTCTGGCCGAATGAACGGAAAATCTTGTGTCGGTTGATCCTGATCAATCCCTCCACAGAGTGCGAAGAATATTCCGTTCCCATGGGACCGATCAGGATCGTCCCATACCGGTTGATCAGCCGGGTGCGTTCCTCCTGACGGGAAGCTACCAGCCTCTTCCTACCCCTCCTCCCTCAGGCTGGGGCATCCCAACGAAAAGCCGGGGCAATTGCCCCGGCTCTTTTTCTCCGCGTTTCCGATCGAGATCAGGCGATGTCGAATCTGTCAGCGTTCATCACCTTGGTCCATGCGGCGACAAAATCGTGGACGAACTTCTCGCGCGCATCATCCTGCGCATAGACCTCGCAATACGAACGCAGGATCGAGTTGGAACCGAATACGAGATCGAGACGCGTAGCGGTCCACTTGACCTGATCGGTCTTGCGATCGCGAATCTCGTAGATGCCCTTTTCTGCAGGCACCCACTTGTAGGCCATGTCGGTCAGGTTGACGAAGAAGTCTGTCGTCAGGGCTCCCACGCGATCGGTGAACACGCCGTGGCTAGTGCCGCCGTGGTTCGTGCCAAGCACGCGCATGCCCCCGACGAGAACCGTCATTTCCGGACCGGTCAGCCCCATGAGCTGCGTGCGATCAAGCATCAGCTCCTCCGGGCTGACAGCATAGTCCTTCTTCAGCCAGTTGCGGTAGCCGTCATGAATCGGCTCGAGCGGGTCGAAGGATTCCGCATCGGTCATCTCGTCGGTCGCATCGCCACGGCCGGGCTCGAACGGCACCGAGATGTCGAAGCCGGCGGCCTTCGCGGCCAACTCGATCCCGACATTGCCGGCTAGCACGATGGTGTCGGCAATGCTCGCGCCTGCCTCCTTCGCCATCGGCTCAAGGATGGAAAGCACCTTTGCCAGACGTTCAGGCTCGTTGCCCTCCCAGTCCTTCTGCGGTGCCAGGCGGATGCGCGCGCCGTTGGCGCCGCCGCGATAGTCGGACCCGCGAAATGTGCGGGCGCTGTCCCAGGCGGTACAGACCATCTCGCTGATCGAGAGACCGCTTTCCGCGATCTTCCGCTTCAGGGCTCCAATGTCGTAGTTGGTAGGACCTTCCGGCACCGGATCCTGCCAGATCAGGTCCTCCTGCGGCACATCAGGCCCGAAATAACGCGACTTCGGCCCCATGTCGCGATGGGTCAGCTTGAACCAGGCGCGGGCGAATGTATCGCGGAAATATTCCGGA
This portion of the Oricola thermophila genome encodes:
- the sbmA gene encoding peptide antibiotic transporter SbmA produces the protein MFQSFFPKPKLFFVSVVLWTAVIMTLWYFGAHDWGRYLGLGVATPEDNQIVGIHYFWSPTFLWLYVYYAIAVAIFAAFWFKWSPHPWQMWSIVGSSVILFATYFGVQISVALNNWRRPFFDLVQAAFTEDATTSAADFYNLIWVFASIAFMAIFVFVATRFLISHWIFRWRTAMNDYYMARWKQLRHIEGASQRVQEDTMRFAGIMEGLGVSMIDSVMTLIAFLPLLWSLSGYVTELPIVGAIPAPLFTAAILWSLFGTALLAVVGIKLPGLEFRNQRVEAAYRKELVYGEDDFERAQPMTVKELFGHVRRNYFRLYFHYMYFNVFRSLYLQADNIFVYVLLIPTIVAAGAVGFTYGIMQQVLTAFGQVSNSFQYLVNSWTTIVELLSIYKRLKAFESAIAGEELPDIDKEWLEIHGAPDGDGVEPVGPGV
- the arsB gene encoding ACR3 family arsenite efflux transporter, with product MNTTHIDIDTAKPAGSIGFFEKWLSLWVALCIAAGIVLGNLLPGLFGFLSELEYASVNIPVAILIWAMVYPMMVAVDFSSLRHIGDRPKGLILTLAVNWLIKPFTMAALAVIFFEYVFADFIAPADAQEYIAGLILLGAAPCTAMVFVWSQLTRGDATYTLVQVSVNDIVMIFAFAPIVAFLLGVTEIEVPWETLLLSVVLYVVIPLAAGAATRRWLTTHAAQGESADTAVERFTGAVKPFSVLGLLATVVLLFGFQGGVIVERPVLIVMIAIPLLIQSYGIFALAYGAAWLWRVPFNVAAPCAMIGTSNFFELAVAVAIGLFGLQSGAALATVVGVLVEVPVMLSLVAFANATRVHFPQG
- a CDS encoding RsmB/NOP family class I SAM-dependent RNA methyltransferase; protein product: MRLGGRVSAAIEVLQEILDRRRPAAEALKDWGLAHRFAGSGDRAAIGNLVHDALRKKLSTAYLMDDDSPSSLAFGALWRQWGVSPKEMQELFDGDRFAPEVPIEVLEAAAKRDFAFATPHVEADIPDWCADLFEENFDDEWVMEASALSERAPLDVRVNTLKADREKVRKQLAKFGAKPTVIARHGLRILPGKGAERLPNIQAEPAFQKGWFEIQDEGSQIVADLVYAQPGEQILDYCAGGGGKTLALSASLDNKGQVHAWDADRNRLAPIFDRLKRAGTRNVQVHAADADLSPLEGTMDRVLVDAPCTGSGTWRRNPDAKWRLQPSALEKRLEEQVAVLDAASRYVKPGGYLVYVTCSLFPQENEYQVYAFGDRHDDYELLSAGEAWQDLFGFAKPQPWSGDMKCITLTPRATGTDGFFFAVMQRRV
- the guaA gene encoding glutamine-hydrolyzing GMP synthase, translated to MTHHPDTVLIIDFGSQVTQLIARRVREAGVYSEIVPFQSAEEGFERLKPKAVILSGGPASTVETGSPRAPDVIWQSGLPVLGICYGEQTMCAQLGGRVEASDHREFGRAWLDIEKDNPLFDGVWKAGERHQVWMSHGDRVAALPEGFEVIGTSSGAPYAAIADVSRGYYAVQFHPEVVHTPDGAKLLANFVHNIAGLKGDWTMAAYKEQAIAAIRAQVGSGRVICGLSGGVDSSVAALLIHEAVGDQLTCILVDHGLMRKNEAAEVVSMFREHYNIPLVHVDASDTFISALEGEADPETKRKTIGKLFIEVFEAEAKKLGGADFLAQGTLYPDVIESVSFTGGPSVTIKSHHNVGGLPERMNMKLVEPLRELFKDEVRVLGRELGLPEHFIGRHPFPGPGLAIRCPGGVTREKIRILQDADAIYLDEIRKAGLYDAIWQAFAVLLPVQTVGVMGDGRTYEYVCALRAVTSVDGMTADFFHFDMDFLGNAATRIINEVRGINRVVYDVTSKPPGTIEWE
- a CDS encoding GNAT family N-acetyltransferase translates to MRKDRIEHAIRPYRSEDLPELCDLVNEIIRIGGTTLLETPFTVSGFVDHFFNQQIMISCLVAEDEGGQILGFQVLSYHEQLPDDWADISTFVRASPRLTGVGTALFAETAALAERYDLAMLSAIVRAGNVGGLAYYEKMGFVPRKIEKDVPLASGGRCDRVFMQYAVPGDHNRPRVIRETI
- a CDS encoding 5'-methylthioadenosine/S-adenosylhomocysteine nucleosidase (Enables the cleavage of the glycosidic bond in both 5'-methylthioadenosine and S-adenosylhomocysteine), which codes for MKNIGGRNVLYVMAVDAEYGPHLQHRIKPLMCGVGPVEAAVNVTRALGRARPDVVVSLGSAGSRTLEQAEVYQVASVSYRDMDASPLGFEKGRTPFLDLPAEVDLPYRLEGLPAARLSTGANIVSGAAYDAIDADMVDMETFAILRACMTFDVPLIGLRGVSDGAADLHHYDNWTQYLHVVDEKLAAVVDLVEAALADGAL